The following coding sequences lie in one Saccharopolyspora hordei genomic window:
- a CDS encoding SDR family NAD(P)-dependent oxidoreductase, protein MTTTLITGANKGLGYETARRLVAAGHTVYLGSRDPERGRRAAAELGARTVALDVTDDASVAAAAEAVAADGGLDVLVNNAGIEGRTDDNAVVGAAGTTAELVRTVFETNVLGLVRVTHAFLPLLQRSPAPVVVNVSSGLASLTRVTTPGTPTHAYPGVAYPASKTAVNMITVQYAKAFPGMRINAVEPGYTATDLNGRTGTQTVAEGAEIIVRMAQVGPDGPTGGFYDVHGPLPW, encoded by the coding sequence ATGACCACGACGCTGATCACCGGAGCGAACAAGGGACTCGGCTACGAGACGGCCCGCAGGCTCGTCGCCGCCGGCCACACCGTCTACCTCGGCAGCCGCGACCCGGAGCGCGGCCGTCGCGCCGCCGCCGAGCTCGGCGCGCGGACCGTCGCGCTCGACGTCACCGACGACGCGTCCGTCGCCGCCGCGGCGGAGGCCGTGGCCGCCGACGGCGGGCTCGACGTGCTGGTCAACAACGCCGGCATCGAGGGCCGCACCGACGACAACGCGGTGGTCGGCGCGGCGGGCACCACCGCCGAGCTGGTGCGCACGGTGTTCGAGACGAACGTGCTCGGCCTGGTGCGCGTCACCCACGCGTTCCTGCCGCTGCTGCAGCGCTCGCCCGCGCCGGTCGTGGTCAACGTCAGCAGCGGCCTCGCCTCGCTGACCCGGGTCACCACCCCGGGCACCCCGACCCACGCCTACCCGGGCGTGGCGTACCCGGCGTCGAAGACCGCCGTCAACATGATCACGGTGCAGTACGCGAAGGCGTTCCCGGGCATGCGGATCAACGCGGTGGAACCCGGCTACACCGCGACCGACCTCAACGGGCGCACCGGCACGCAGACCGTGGCGGAAGGTGCCGAGATCATCGTCCGCATGGCCCAGGTCGGCCCGGACGGCCCCACCGGCGGCTTCTACGACGTCCACGGCCCACTGCCGTGGTGA
- a CDS encoding helix-turn-helix domain-containing protein, translated as MAAGEFGRAVRRWRDRVSPEAAGLPVGGRRRAPGLRREELAGLAGISVDYVTRLEQGRAAHPSAQVVEALARALRLSSTERAHLFRLAGLAPPGSDTAPGFLTPSVQRLLDRLTGTPVVVHDALWTLLVANPPYAALMGDPSMWRGNERNAVWRTFLGPPSRVRHTPESRRALEVALVADLRSAAARYPADQRLQRLVAELRAQSERFAELWDSGAVGRHEAARKTVDHPHVGPVTLDCDVLTVAGSDLRIMVYTAEPGTEDAERLELATVLGTQTLVE; from the coding sequence GTGGCAGCAGGGGAGTTCGGGCGCGCGGTGCGCCGCTGGCGCGACCGGGTCTCGCCGGAGGCGGCCGGCCTGCCCGTCGGTGGGCGCCGGCGCGCTCCGGGGTTGCGTCGCGAGGAGCTGGCCGGGCTGGCCGGGATCTCGGTCGACTACGTCACCCGCCTGGAACAGGGCCGCGCGGCCCACCCCTCGGCGCAGGTCGTCGAGGCCCTGGCCAGGGCGCTGCGGCTGTCGTCCACGGAGCGGGCGCACCTGTTCCGGCTGGCCGGGCTGGCGCCCCCGGGCTCGGACACCGCTCCCGGTTTCCTCACGCCGAGCGTGCAGCGACTGCTGGACCGGCTGACCGGGACTCCGGTCGTGGTCCACGACGCGCTGTGGACGCTGCTCGTGGCCAACCCGCCGTACGCGGCGCTGATGGGCGATCCCTCCATGTGGCGCGGCAACGAGCGCAACGCCGTGTGGCGGACCTTCCTGGGACCGCCCAGCAGGGTCCGGCACACCCCGGAGTCCCGGCGTGCGCTCGAAGTCGCGCTGGTCGCCGACCTGCGCTCGGCCGCCGCCCGCTACCCGGCGGACCAGCGGCTCCAGCGCCTGGTCGCCGAGCTGCGCGCGCAGAGCGAGCGGTTCGCCGAGCTGTGGGACTCCGGCGCCGTCGGCCGCCACGAGGCCGCGCGCAAGACCGTCGACCACCCGCACGTCGGTCCGGTGACGCTGGACTGCGACGTGCTCACCGTGGCGGGCAGCGACCTGCGGATCATGGTCTACACGGCCGAGCCCGGCACCGAGGACGCCGAGCGCCTCGAACTGGCCACCGTGCTCGGCACCCAGACGCTGGTCGAGTAG
- a CDS encoding RICIN domain-containing protein has protein sequence MAALAMAPALPASAQTDWGYSTEITNVANGAHWTVQPSSQVVSSSTLPMELLGQNAQWRVQRQFDGTVTIQNEATGKCAETTLQANEPVFIAPCQPWDENQRWNLSPRWDGVVITPAKAPHLAVVSGADQFRDTTLTLGARPFDQNGNVFDTANAVFRLNY, from the coding sequence ATGGCTGCGCTCGCGATGGCTCCGGCTCTGCCCGCCTCGGCGCAGACCGATTGGGGTTACTCCACCGAAATCACGAACGTCGCCAACGGGGCGCACTGGACCGTCCAGCCCTCGAGCCAGGTCGTCTCGAGCTCCACCCTGCCGATGGAACTGCTGGGCCAGAACGCCCAGTGGAGGGTCCAGCGGCAGTTCGACGGCACGGTCACCATCCAGAACGAGGCGACGGGGAAGTGCGCGGAGACCACGCTCCAGGCCAACGAGCCGGTCTTCATCGCGCCCTGCCAGCCCTGGGACGAGAACCAGCGCTGGAACCTGAGCCCGCGCTGGGACGGTGTCGTGATCACGCCGGCGAAGGCCCCGCACCTGGCGGTCGTCAGCGGTGCTGACCAGTTCCGCGACACCACCCTGACGCTGGGGGCGCGGCCGTTCGACCAGAACGGCAACGTCTTCGACACCGCCAACGCGGTGTTCCGGCTGAACTACTGA
- a CDS encoding SSI family serine proteinase inhibitor: MPEIRLLGRAAAGVACAVAVLVPGAAAAAAHDDAQQSEVTLSVTETNRETRTVTLNCDPVGGDHPQADLACHQLQLVDGNVQRLDARTASTCTKELRTVNAEAKGSWRGNAVDFQLSEANMCSLKARTGALFDF, from the coding sequence ATGCCTGAGATTCGGTTGCTCGGTCGGGCCGCAGCGGGTGTGGCGTGCGCGGTGGCAGTGCTGGTCCCCGGAGCTGCCGCGGCTGCGGCTCACGACGACGCGCAGCAGAGCGAGGTGACGTTGTCGGTCACCGAGACCAACCGGGAGACCAGGACGGTGACGCTGAACTGCGATCCGGTAGGCGGTGACCACCCGCAGGCGGACCTCGCCTGCCACCAGCTCCAGCTCGTTGACGGCAACGTCCAACGCCTGGACGCGCGGACCGCGAGCACCTGCACGAAGGAGCTCCGCACCGTCAACGCAGAGGCGAAGGGGAGCTGGCGCGGCAACGCGGTCGACTTCCAGTTGTCGGAGGCCAACATGTGCTCCCTCAAGGCCCGCACCGGGGCGCTGTTCGACTTCTGA